TAATAATCTGAATATGCAATATGGGTATGGTGAAAGTGATAATTATCTACGTCGAAGTATCTTATTTTTAAATATGAAGCCCATAAAAGAACTAAATATAGGTACACAAATTTATACAACTCATGCTTTAGATAAATATAAAATAATGTCTACCAATAAGAGAGACTTTGATAATAATGCTTGGCATTTTGCCATCGATGTTAAATGGCAGACAGATAATTGGAGCACTAAATGGGGATTAGGTTATACCAATGCAAATAAATCCAATGAAGTGGGCTTTTATCCACGAGCAATGAGTAAAAACTCACGGGGTACATTTACTTCGATGGCATTTGCCGGAAATGATTATATGCGTGATGGTGAAATTGTACTTTCAACGATGTCAGATTACACCTTAACTCCTGAACTGGTTGTTGGATTTGCTGGTAATATTGCTCAGTTTAACTATCGTGGTAATCATGTTCGTACTGGTGAAATTAATGCCTTCAGTCGCTGGGTTCCGGCTAATTCAAAACTTAAAAACCTCACTGTTTGGGCTATGTTTGGTCCTGGTTGGTCTTATCAAATGAAAGGCAAAACTCCTGTTCTAACTAATGGTAAATATCATCACGCCAATACACTCTCTTCAGAAATTGTCATCGAATATAAATTTAATTTATTTTAACTATTATGTCTCATCATTTTGGTGAGACATCACCCTCTTTTCCTACCGCACCTTTAATACTTAACCACAAGAGTATTATAAAACAACACATTTATCATTTAGGTTATTCATCCGTTGTGTGATTTTTCTTCAGATTTTTTCTTATCTCGCTCAAATGACTCACAATATGACTTAAATTTACCTCTTTGCGTTAAAAAAAGCTTGTTTAAATACTTTTGTTAACGATAATGATTATCATAATGATAACGCTTATTACTCTTGCTTGATTATGAATAAAAAAGCTAATAATTTGGAGAATTCTTTAACTAAACAGAATTCTCATTCTTCAATAATTCAATCTATCAATAGTATTGAATTATTAGGTAAAAATGGCGTGGTTTACATTCAACATAACGGAGAGCTGTATCAACTACGTCAAACAAAAGCAGGAAAATTAATCCTGACTAAATAATCATTTTGACAATAACGTGCAAGCCACCTACCACCACAGCTAGGCAGCCAGCTAAATAACTCCATATACAAGGATTTTTTATGGACATTTATGGTATGTGTATGCTGAAAAAACATTACAAATATTCAGGTATAGCAACAACACTGTGTTTGTTGTACACCCCGATTACCTCTGCACAATCAGACAATACAGAGATGGACTCTCTCACAGTTGTTGGCCATTCTATTGATAAAAAAATTCACGACTTTCATTCCATTCTTGATAGTTCAACACCTCTGGCACAAACTGCATCAACAACCGGTGAAATGCTAAACAAAGTGGCTGGTACAACAATATCCGGAACAGGTGTTACGAATGGTGCCAACATCCTTATGCGTGGCTATGATCAAAAAGGTGTTAAAATTTTGGTCGATGGCATTCAGCAACCTTTAGAAAATACCATAAATAATTTAGGTGGTATTTTTCTTGATCCTTCATTAATAAAGCGCATTGATATAAAACATGGCTCATCACCTGTATTACATGGTAATGGTGCTATGGGTGGTGTTGTTTCATTTCAAACACTAGACCCACGAACTCTATTGCATGCTAATGAAAAATTGAGCGCTAAAATCTTTACCTCTGTTTCATCGGCAGATAAACATTTTACATATGGCGGTATTCTTGCTGGGCGAGTCGATATTGCTGAAGGTTTATTTGCTTATAGCCAGCGTCAACGAGGTCCTATTCATTTAGCTAATGGTGATAAACTCGAAAACCACGAACACATTAAAAACTTTTTTGCCAAAGCCTATCTTTATCCAACAACAGCCCAGACACTTCTTCTGTCTGCTCGTCATTATTATAATGATGGAAAGCAACGTGAAGTATTACACCGTATGGGTGGCTATGGTAAAAATGAAAGTAACCAAGTTGAACGTCGATCTGAACAAAAAAACTATTCTTTAACTTATTATTATGAACCTGAAGCGAATACGTGGATTAATTTAACCAGCCATTTGTATTATTCAGAGTTCAATATTAATCAAACATTTTTAACTGACACATCTCTTTCTGACTATCAACGTAGAAAAAACCAGCAAGGGAAAATAGGTAGAAATGAAGATCGGACACAATCAACTTATGGATTGAAATTCGAAAACAACGCTCAATTTTCCTATTTAGAAAAATTTAATCAAAAGCTCACTTTAGGTACAGAAGCTTATCAGCAAAAAATGGTTTCTAACCAAGCGGCCAAAAACTTTCCTCTTGCAAAAATGATTTATGTTGCTGGTTGGCTAGAAAGTCAACTTTCAACACCACATATTCCTTTAGCATTAACAACTGGATTACGTTATCACTATTACAAAAACAAACCTCAAAGTGAGTTAAATTCGCTTTTAGAAGACTTTAAACAGCATAAACCCGATTTTCATCAAACAAGTGAAAATGAAATTAGTAAAAATATTGCGCTAACCTTTACACCGGCACAATGGCTACAACTCTATACCTCATATTCAACCAATATGAGAGTACCGACACTAAATGAAATGTTTAACGATTCACTTCATTTTGAGATACCCGCTATTTTTGGGCGTACCGCAAAAGGATTTTGGATCCCAAATCCGAATCTTAGACCTGAGAAAAATCGCACTTGGGAATATGGTGGAAAACTAACTTTTTCACACTTACTAACATCT
This genomic stretch from Proteus vulgaris harbors:
- a CDS encoding hemin uptake protein, giving the protein MNKKANNLENSLTKQNSHSSIIQSINSIELLGKNGVVYIQHNGELYQLRQTKAGKLILTK
- the hmuR1 gene encoding hemin receptor — encoded protein: MDIYGMCMLKKHYKYSGIATTLCLLYTPITSAQSDNTEMDSLTVVGHSIDKKIHDFHSILDSSTPLAQTASTTGEMLNKVAGTTISGTGVTNGANILMRGYDQKGVKILVDGIQQPLENTINNLGGIFLDPSLIKRIDIKHGSSPVLHGNGAMGGVVSFQTLDPRTLLHANEKLSAKIFTSVSSADKHFTYGGILAGRVDIAEGLFAYSQRQRGPIHLANGDKLENHEHIKNFFAKAYLYPTTAQTLLLSARHYYNDGKQREVLHRMGGYGKNESNQVERRSEQKNYSLTYYYEPEANTWINLTSHLYYSEFNINQTFLTDTSLSDYQRRKNQQGKIGRNEDRTQSTYGLKFENNAQFSYLEKFNQKLTLGTEAYQQKMVSNQAAKNFPLAKMIYVAGWLESQLSTPHIPLALTTGLRYHYYKNKPQSELNSLLEDFKQHKPDFHQTSENEISKNIALTFTPAQWLQLYTSYSTNMRVPTLNEMFNDSLHFEIPAIFGRTAKGFWIPNPNLRPEKNRTWEYGGKLTFSHLLTSDDEFSLNVAYFDTKAIDYITYDVWDARVLTKKLHLQAINIPQALIEGVDLGLRYSHPFISIGLGYNRTQTLELTSHETISPVRPEILTTFIQLPVAKTPFSLGWSGKFASATENRGTHKGRAPHVKGKTTNRMQELITQYPGYGIHDFSISYQSQNNKDIQAALVLANAFNREYFSAMGVPQESRNIKMSVSYRW